DNA from Laspinema palackyanum D2c:
TTTTATTCAAATTGCTGCACCCCTTAATTAAAGGCAGTTTTCGGGATAAGAGATTAATTTTCGCAGACCCTTGGCAGAATTTTTCCCCACCCCCCTCTCTTAAAGCAGGAGAATCGGTGGGGACTTATTCCTCAGGATGCAAGGGGTCTAAATTCTTATGGATTATTAACCTTTAAGTGAACTCAATAATTCCCCTGATTATCACCTGTAACTCTCTGGCAGAGCTAATTTCAGACGAAAGAGGATGGGAGATATCCCGTTTTATTATTCAAATAATGTACTGACATTTTCAGGGATTTACTTAATGTTCATGGCCGGATTAAACTTAGAACAAAAAAATAAAAATCCGCAAAAATACGGAAGCCAACTGATTCTCATGTTGGGTAAGGTAAAACGTAGGTTCTACAAGTCCCTAAAGGTTCCGATATTTAAATTTAATCCGATGGCGCTTGCCCAGAAAATAAATTTAAACCCTCGGAAACATTCTCGGAACAATCAAGTCTAACCACTTAACCGGAACATCCGGGATTTGGCAAATGTCAAGGAAGGGAACAAGAAAAATCAAAATCTGGTCTTTCCTTGATGTACCGCTTTATAAGCAGATAAGTCAAGATACAACCCGGGGTGTTTAAAAGTGGACATCACTATTAAATTAGGAAATTCCCAAGTTCAAATTAAGGATGATGCTCAAGATGTCCTCAGACAATCTAAGCGAACGAATAAACATTGTAAATCAGGGAATCCCTACCTCTTATAGGGAGCATCTATAGCGAAATCAGTCCCGGAAACGGGAAACCGGGCTTTCCGTTTCCACCGACGCAGTTCCTTGACTCTTATTGACTCTCAAACACTGGAGCTTTTTTATGTTGACCCAAGAAGAACAATTGCTTCCCCATATCAACGACACCACCACTGGGGTAGAAGCCACACAAACCGATGATGGAACCGTGATGGTAACCGCTACTGAAACCAGCGCAGAAACAGCAACAAAGGAACCAACCGTAGAGACAACGGATGCGACCCTTGAAAAACCTGTAACCGAAGAGTCTGCTACCCCTGACGCCTCAATCCGAACGGTAGCAGTGGGGACAGACGACGCAACAACCACACAAGATGGCACCGCCACGACTTCTGTTGTGCAAGATGGCACCACAGCCGATGCCACGGTCACGGATGATGACCTGATGACCACGACTGCTGTTGTGGAAGATGCCACCCCAGCCGATCCCACCGCAGAATCTGGCACCTTGCCCGAAGGTGACCCGATCGCAACCACAGCCATTCCAAACGAAGATAGCGAAGGTGAAGCCACCCCAGAAGATGACACCGACACCGCAGGGGAAGAGATGATGGAAACCACTGCCATGACGGAAGAAGAAATGGCAGAAGCCGAAGCGATCGCAGAAATAGAAGATTCCGGCATATTTGATCCAGACTACTATCTGGCCGCAAATCAAGATGTCTTAGAAGCAGTGATGCGCGGAGAAACCACTGCAATTCGCCACTACGCCCAACACGGGATGAAAGAACTCCGCAGTTTCAACGCCTTTATCGACATCAAAGGCTACGTTGCAAATAACACAGACGTTGAAGAAGCCGTCGAAAAAGGCGAGTTCACTGCGTTCAGTCACTTTAAGCGCCACGGCCAGTTTGAGAAACGGTTCGCCCATGCCTTGTTCAAAGCGGAAGAATACGAAGCCTTCCATCCAGACGTTCAGCAAGCGGTTGCCGAGGGTAAAATCACGTCTTGGGGTCACTTCCAGAAGTTTGGCTGGAAAGAAAACCGCCAGTTTAGCTCATTCTTTAATGCTCAATATTATCTCCAGCAAAATGAAGATGTTGCACAAGCTGTAGCTGCCGGTGAAACTACTGCGATCAAACATGCGTTTGAATTTGGCCTGAAAGAGATGCGCAAGATCCACCCCTTGCTCAACCTCAAAGTGGTGGCCGAAGCCAACAGCGAGAAGATTAAGAGCTTTTTCAATGTGGGTGAACTATCCGCCGTCAGCGGATTTGATCTCATCTCTTATGCCATCAATGTAGCAATTCCCCAAGGATTGCCCACCTCTGAATCCTTCAGCTTGAGCAGCCTGGAATCTCTCTTTGGGTCTCAGTTGACAAGCATTTTCAAGGTCAGCAGCTTCTCCCAAATCAGCATCCAGCAACTGTTCGCCTTCTTCGGTAGCGCTGAAGGTCAAGAACTCTTAGCTAGTGCCGGTGGCGATGCCCTGAGTGATGGCAGCGGCAGCAACCTCAGTGGCAGCGGTGGCCTCAGCGGTGGTAGCGAAGACCTGGATGGAGAGGATGAGGGAGATGACGCCCAAGAGGGATCCGGTCCCCAAATCGTCTTTAATATCCCCACTGCCGGTCCGAGTGTTCCCAGCACTAATAACAGCAGCGGCGAAACCCCTGATGACCCCACAGGCGAAACCCCTGCTAACCCAACCAGTCCAGCACCTGCTCCGACTGCGTTATTCAACGTTCAATACATTGTCAAGAACAACCTAGAGGCACTCCGCGCACAGTTTGCCAGCTTTGATTTCAACAATTTGACGGCTGAACAGGCCGCGCAAATCCAACAATACGCTGCGGCACAAGGATTGAATCCTTCCCCCTTCGTCAACTTGAGCTACTTCCAGTCTGCGGTCAAGACCCAAGTTGAGACCAAACTCCTAGAGCAAGGTATGACGGCAGAGCAAATCTCCAGCCTGAGCTTACAAGAGTTGCTGGAAAAATCCCTGGAACTCGGATTTAGCCCATCTCCCTTAATCGATTTGTCTTTCTTCAAATCGTCCAACAGCGTTGAACTGACGAAACTGGCGACTAAACTCGGAGTAGATATCTCCACCTTCACCAACAAGGAACTGTTTGAGTTCATCGTGAAAGAAGGTATCGAAGCCGGTTTAAATCCGTCTCCGTTCTTCAGTGTTGGCTACATCAAGAAACTTTACATCGAAAGCATTCGCGAGTTTTACAGCCGCGAGAGTATCTCGGAACTGGAAACCCCTGAAGTTTTGGATCATGTCTTCAGTAGCGGTAACTTCGTCCTAGATCTGAACTTCTATCGCACCAAGTACACCGCAGAACTGGATGCCTACGCCAAAGAATTGTTAGGTGATGAGGCCGCTACCGGGGAAGACCTCAGCGACGATCAGGTGAAAGCTTATGCCTTTGGGGAAGGGAAGGATGCTGGTTTACAGACTTCTCCATTCGATATCGAAGGCTTCAGCGTAGAATTTGAGGCCCAACTGAAGGCTTTCTACACCGTAGAGTCGGTTGAAACCCTCAGCGAGCATCAAATTTACCGCTTCATGGTTACCGAGGCGATCGCCCAAGGACTCAATGTTAGCGAATTTATTGATGTCTCCTACTATCAAAGCACCTTCGAGGCGGCCCTCGTTGCCACCTTTGAACTCACCGCGATTACTGAAATCACCGCAGAACAAGTGGTCAGTTTCATGTTCGGTGATGCTGCTCCCTTCGTAGATTCGGACTACTTTAAGCTGAAATACGGTGAACAAATCACCGCTGACGGCACCGCCGTTAAAGACCTCAGTGGCAAAGAACTCCAGTTCTACATCTTCAGCGAAGGCTGGGAAGCCGGATACACCAGTCTGTCTGCCTTCGACCTAGAAGCGATTACCGCTGACGCCACGATTTCCAGCAAACTTCTGACCTTCTACGCTGCTGCCTCCATCGAAGAGGTTACTTCCTCCCAGATTATCAGCTACATGACTGAGGAAGCCTGGAAAATCGGCATCGACCTGTCTGCGTTCGTTGCGGCAGAAGATATCGAACTCTATCGTGACCAAAATGCTGCTCTGCTGGCGGAATACTACGGCATTGAACTCACGGCAGTGGAAACCCTTAACAGCGAACTGGTCCTCGACTTCCAGTTTGGCGGTGCCACTGAGGTTGCTGACATTGAGTACATCCGCGCTACCTTGGGTGAAGAAATCCTGACAGCGGTGAATACCGCAGGTGGTACCCTGACCGATGTGAGCCAACTGACTAAGCTGCAAATCGTCGAGTACCTGTATGCACAGGAAAGCTTAGAAACGGTCAAACTGTCTGCCTTTGATGTGGCCGGATATGTAGAAGCCAATGGTGAGGCGATCGCCGAAGCCTTGGGTATCGAAGTTGATGCTCTCAGCGAAATTGACAGCAAGCAAATCGAGAAGTTCATGCTTAAAGAAGGCGTGGCCCTCGGTCTAAGCTTAGAAGGATTCGTGGAAACGGCTTACCTCAAAGAGGCTTATGGTCTGGCGATCGCCGAATCCCTCAACATCACCCTAGAGGAAGTCGCCACTCTCGACAGTGCAGCAGTTCTCAACTGGGTCAGCAGCGAATTCTCCGGACTTGATGTGAACTTCCTCGCCTACCAGTTTGAGCAACTGACTCAGGAGCAACAAACTCAACTGTTGACTGGATTACAAATCACAGTCACCGAAGGCGCATCCTTGAGCGTCGAACAAGTCCTTCAAATTGCCTACAGCGAAGAATTCAAGGCTGTCTTAGCGGTTGAAGAACTCAAACTGAGTGCGATCGATATTAACGCCTATGTGACCGCCAATAGCGAGGCATTAGCAGCCTTCTACGGCGGTGAAAGCAGCCCCATCAAAGTCAAGAGCGGTTCCTTCAAGCTCGGTAAGAGCGGTTCATTCGGCTCATTGAAATCCATGAGTGGTTCCGCTAAGTTCAAGAGCGGTTCGATCAAGCTCAAGACTGGTTCTCTGAAACTCAGTGGAGCGCTCGACGAGGGGGGTGAGTTCGATGTCAACTCCCTCACCGATAAGCAAATCATCAAGTTTGCTCTCACGGAAGGCTTGAAACAAGGAATCGACCTCACCCAGTATGTGGATGTTGATTACCTCAAGCAAGAGTTCACCGTTGACCTGGCGCGTCACTACAATATTGAAGTGAGTACCGTGGTTGACCTCAAGCAAGAACTGGTTCTTGACTACCTCTATGGCGGTCTCTCTAGTGAGATTGACTTCGAGTTCGTCGGTACTCAGTATGCAGCGGAAATCGCAGGCCAGTTTGGAGTCACCGCTGACCAAATCACCGATGCTCAAATCCTGGAATTTGCTTACACCCAGGTTGCTTCGGGAGCAGACTTCTCCTTCACCCCGGTTGATATTGAAGGATTTGTGGCGGAATACGGGACTAAACTCCTGGAAATCGCTGGTGCTTCCTCTACCTCTGGCGTCTTCAGCAAGTCGGATATCGTCTCCTTCATGTTCAACCAAGCGTCTGAACTGGGAATTGATATCACCCAATTTGTCGAAATGGATTACTATACCGAGAAGTTCTCGGATAAGATCCTGGCGAACTACAGCCTCGAAAATGTCTTCAATCTCAGTGGTGAGCAAGTTTATAACTTCATGACGACTCAAGGGATTGGTGAAGGGTTAAATACCTCTGCTGTGATTGACTTAGAGTGGTATAAGACAGAATATGCCACGGTGCTGGAGGAAGACAAGGCACTAATCGACGTCGATGCCAACGGCGAAATCTCTAACGACGAACTCTTCGACTATGTAACGGGTGCCGGGTTAGAAAAGGGTCAAAATCCATCGGAGTTGGTTGACTTCGCGTCCTATCTGGCGGAAGGATCGGCCTCAGCGCAATCCCTACTCACTTGGGCTAATGCTTCTTCCCTCGAACAAGTCAGCTACTCACAAACCCTGGAGCATATGTTCAGTGCCGGATTAGAAGCAGGGTTCGCGCCCTCTGCTGGTCTGGATGTGAATGCACTGAAAACTCAAAATGCTGAAGCCCTGACTCAGTTCTACAAAGCCAGCTCCCTTACCGAAGTGACGAACGTCCAAGCGTTCAACTTCGTCTACGGTTCCGGTTACCAACAACCCGAAGAACCCGCCGGGGTGTAACAGGACTCACAAAGAGGGCGGAGGCGATCTCGCCTCCACCCCCCAAAGGACAACTTGGGCTAATCTAAGCGATTTCAGCCCCGGTTGACAACTATAGGCCACCCACTCGCTCAACATTGCTAGGTGGGTGGCTATTTTTATGGCGGTACAAGTACAATATCGGATACTAATAAAGAGCAACAACTTATGGCTTGGCAACCCGGAGAACAATTACTCAACGGTAAGTACACCATCGAATCCGAACTCGGCCAAGGCGGGTTTGGAATTACCTATCTCGCTCGGGACGATCGCGATCGCCCCTTTGCAATTAAAACCTTGGGGCGCAAAGCTCGCTTTACTCAGGAACTCGTTAAATATAAAGAAGAATTTCTCAAGGAAGCAGACTGTTTGTCTCGCTGCATTCATCCCAGTATTGTGCGACTTGAAGAGGTGATTGATACGGACTCCCTCTGCTGTATGGTGCTTGAATACATTGATGGCACGCCCCTCGCCCGCTTGGTTAAACAAAAAGGCCGTTTATCTGAACGGGAAGCCTTGTTTTATACCTATCAAATCGCGGATGCTCTGCGCCTGGTTCATCAACAAGGCTTCTTACACCGAGATGTTAAGCCGATGAATATTGTCTTACGTCAAGAACGGTCCGATGCGGTGTTGATTGATTTTGGATTAGCCCGGGAGTTTTCCCAAGATGGGGTAGATATTCATCCTAAACAAGGGTCTCGGGGATTTGCCCCCCTTGAACAGTACGATATGCGAGCAGTGCGGGGGGCTTATACCGATGTATATGGATTAGCGGCTACTTTATATTCTTTATTAACGGCTAAAGTCCCCCCATCGGCCAGTTCTCGCGATCGCAGTTGGGTGAAAACCCAAACCGACCCCTTACTTCCCCCCAAAACCCTCAATCAGTCGGTGAGCGATCGCGTTAATGCAGCGATTCTCAAGGGGTTGGCATTAGTCCCGGAAAATCGTCCCCAGTGCATCGATGCTTGGTTAGAATTACTCCAAGAGCCATCGGATTCCTCCCCCCAACCCACGGAGATGACACCGGCCATCCCGGAAATCGCCAGTTCCATCTCAGCCGTCGGCATGGACTATACCACCCTAGAGACTCTATTAGCGGAGGGTCAATGGCAGGAAGCCGATCGCGAAACCGATGCACTAATGCTTCGAGTTGCGGGTCGAGAAGCCGAAGGCCGACTCAACATAGAAGATGTTAAACATTTTCCCTGCCGAGATCTCCGCACCCTCGATCGCCTCTGGACCGAATACAGCAATGGACATTTCGGCTTGAGCATCCAAAGACAGATGTGGAGCAAAAGCGCAGAAGACTACGAACAATTAAGCGATCGCCTCGGATGGCGACGTGATCAGGAATGGGTCTCTTATGCCGACCTGACCTTTGATATCACCGCACCCGTCGGACATCTCCCGAGTTGGGGACGGCGCGGTCGGTTATGGTCATTTTTAGCCACACGACTGAAAAAATGTAGCCTATAAGGGAAAATATCACCACAGGGTGCATCCTTCCCATCTCCCCTAATCCCTAGCAAATTGATCTCCGTAATTTCCACCGGGCGATCGCCGAGTCCCATCCATTCCCCCCTACTCCAAAAGGTCAACCCAGATCATGCCCAGGTTAGGTACAATTTTCTACAAAGCCCTTCTGGGCTATCCCAATCTTGCACGGCAGTAGCTTCCTCTGCTTTCTCAAAAACCATGAACCCCGAGCCAACCCCTAACTCGTCCAACCCCAACCCTAGAGACAACTCCTCTTCAGTTAACCCTTCACAGAGAGGAAACAACCCGGGTACTCCAGAACGACCCCAGGGATCGATGGCGAATGCCACCCCTGAACTCCAGGCGAGCTCCAGTCATAACGGTGGCACCACAGAACAGCTAAGTCCATCGGACGCATTAGCTGAGTTGAATGAATACCAACAGAACCTGGGGAGGCAACAGCTTTCGATGATCAGCTTACCCCCCCTGGAGGACAACCCCAGATCTAGCCCTGGGGGAGTTCTAGTTTTAATCGCGATCGCCATCATGGTCTTCGGTTTGGCGATCGATAATATCTTACTCGGGTTCGCCGGTGCCGTCGCCACTTTTGCGATTTCCCTGCGAATCATCTGGCCCAACTGGAGTCGGATTTGGATCCAGTTAGTCCCTAACCCTTGGCGGGCCGTGGTGATTGCTTTTGTGGGATTGCTGACGGGGATCATCGGTCTGCTGATGCTCAGTGGCTCCAATCAGGAACCGGGAAGCCGGAATATCCAGATTAACTGGGAGGCGATCGGGGCGGTTGGGGAAATCGTCGGTGCCTTGGGTCAAATCTTGATTGCCATTATCGCCGTCTATGTGGCATGGCGACAGTATGTGATTTCCAAAGAACTGACCATTCAGCAAAACCGGATTACCCAACAGCAAACCATTGATACCTTCTTTCAAGGAGTATCTGACTTAGCCTTAAATGCAGAAGGATTACTAGAAGACTGGCCTCAAGAACGGGCGATCGCCGAAGGAAGGACTGCCGCGATTCTCGCTAGTGTCGATAGTGAAGGGAAAGCCAAAATTATCCGATTTCTCTCCCAGTCTAGGCTCTTGACCCCTTTAATGCGCGATCGCCATCT
Protein-coding regions in this window:
- a CDS encoding pentapeptide repeat-containing protein encodes the protein MNPEPTPNSSNPNPRDNSSSVNPSQRGNNPGTPERPQGSMANATPELQASSSHNGGTTEQLSPSDALAELNEYQQNLGRQQLSMISLPPLEDNPRSSPGGVLVLIAIAIMVFGLAIDNILLGFAGAVATFAISLRIIWPNWSRIWIQLVPNPWRAVVIAFVGLLTGIIGLLMLSGSNQEPGSRNIQINWEAIGAVGEIVGALGQILIAIIAVYVAWRQYVISKELTIQQNRITQQQTIDTFFQGVSDLALNAEGLLEDWPQERAIAEGRTAAILASVDSEGKAKIIRFLSQSRLLTPLMRDRHLGRPILDGDGGYAEDRVDGVRVIALGVMLAGSDLSSTDLRWTELSEANLVRADLQNCDLVKANLSRAILYEANLSGSDINGTRFFYGPVETASPRSRTKRPNYQTGEHTGTVVENANFSKVERMSESQRYYICAWGGSKTRQTVPGGCEGIPNLLGR
- a CDS encoding GUN4 domain-containing protein, translating into MAWQPGEQLLNGKYTIESELGQGGFGITYLARDDRDRPFAIKTLGRKARFTQELVKYKEEFLKEADCLSRCIHPSIVRLEEVIDTDSLCCMVLEYIDGTPLARLVKQKGRLSEREALFYTYQIADALRLVHQQGFLHRDVKPMNIVLRQERSDAVLIDFGLAREFSQDGVDIHPKQGSRGFAPLEQYDMRAVRGAYTDVYGLAATLYSLLTAKVPPSASSRDRSWVKTQTDPLLPPKTLNQSVSDRVNAAILKGLALVPENRPQCIDAWLELLQEPSDSSPQPTEMTPAIPEIASSISAVGMDYTTLETLLAEGQWQEADRETDALMLRVAGREAEGRLNIEDVKHFPCRDLRTLDRLWTEYSNGHFGLSIQRQMWSKSAEDYEQLSDRLGWRRDQEWVSYADLTFDITAPVGHLPSWGRRGRLWSFLATRLKKCSL